In a genomic window of Styela clava chromosome 7, kaStyClav1.hap1.2, whole genome shotgun sequence:
- the LOC120327608 gene encoding putative enoyl-CoA hydratase/isomerase YngF has product MLTSVKSVFQSLRSHRATIALCQRCLTTSSSEPAIDPVTYDKREDVTIIGLNRPHCKNAMNSIMAQQLNIVLKSFEEDHSSNVAILHGNGTDFCAGYDLKEASQGGLSEEAKEVLKEHGPMGITREAFKKPVIAALSGYVIGGGLELALACDLRIASSDTILGGFNRKHGVPFIDGCTVRLPALIGLSRALDLILTGRPVDANEAFSMGLVNRISDGDLINEAFRLAKQISDHPQFCLLTDRHNTYYSTYNAKSLQDALNHEFDNGWKVVNVESVKGAQKFVNRKR; this is encoded by the coding sequence atgcTGACTTCTGTTAAATCTGTATTCCAAAGTCTTCGGTCACATCGAGCAACAATAGCATTATGTCAAAGATGTTTGACGACATCGAGTTCTGAACCTGCTATTGATCCCGTCACATATGATAAAAGAGAAGATGTGACCATTATCGGACTCAACCGTCCTCACTGTAAAAATGCCATGAACTCTATTATGGCCCAGCAGTTGAACATTGTTTTGAAGTCATTTGAAGAAGATCATTCTAGTAATGTTGCTATTTTACATGGAAATGGTACAGACTTCTGTGCAGGATATGACCTAAAAGAAGCGTCTCAAGGAGGGTTAAGTGAAGAAGCAAAAGAAGTGTTGAAAGAGCATGGACCTATGGGAATAACACGTGAAGCATTCAAGAAGCCTGTTATTGCTGCTTTGAGTGGTTATGTCATTGGTGGTGGACTGGAACTAGCATTAGCATGTGATCTTCGAATAGCATCTAGTGATACTATCCTCGGGGGTTTTAACAGAAAGCATGGTGTCCCATTCATAGATGGATGCACAGTTCGGCTACCTGCATTGATTGGTTTATCTCGAGCTCTCGATCTTATACTCACTGGTCGACCAGTCGATGCCAATGAAGCATTTTCAATGGGACTTGTTAATAGGATCTCAGATGGTGATTTAATTAATGAAGCTTTTAGGCTTGCCAAGCAAATTTCTGATCATCCACAGTTTTGTCTTCTCACTGATAGGCATAATACCTATTATTCAACTTACAATGCAAAATCACTCCAAGATGCCCTGAATCATGAATTTGATAATGGCTGGAAAGTTGTTAATGTGGAGAGTGTTAAAGGAGCTCAAAAATTTGTTAATAGGAAAAGATGA
- the LOC120328155 gene encoding NXPE family member 4-like yields MNKEQLVRLLLPLNALVIILFVYINSDMDMMHSEESVNDKYMHFETILSAKGIRSVEDIGSFKKKKSKKFHENDNFSDPLKHLQNDSPKKHKKSQPSESFLSKIKAKSRVSIVNGAEVSKFLGIRIDAKLTETKTKKKSNEAKHHVPRLSDEDFNKFKQLHVRNGEWIRLFPHILKSIESIEALDHFPTFEETTSADHSIVTCRQREVTFGETVKLHIQARDYTNKEKRYGGDYFRVILQRPSFEGDGVSCTITDNTDGTYEAECPLVWTGKARVTVTMVNPSEVTYISMARTNAHSEAYLTMKTSFINSKGETEYAICDMDLSNRFKKSEICDHSHPKTGEPWFCAKPPSGECNPIASQGHRKFEKKILPGDKYFNRKLNSDKEIGKSGFTISIAKITTTSNDDDNSKHVPNQLPCSYNKRELHVPLNPAEATGYIHQGKWKSLECNNTVTDQKWTTCLNRSAIHVMGDSTILAFYRAILIRVHGRPGVDRIISWAKPHEGFSNRTDTILHFTSHGHPFHAEGPPEARMYIYDALDKIVDVGRPTYVVFGLGVHFGRLHPDIYLKRVKYIKRSVLRLRKRVPDVKIFILGLHSNWPWIFQPSSFVPYRHEVLLRNEFRKSENVTFVPFWDMLEILGNKAPHPDGKSFDQELELLFSYMCKN; encoded by the exons ATGAATAAGGAACAACTTGTGCGCTTATTATTACCACTGAACGCCcttgtaataattttattcgTTTATATAAACTCAGACATGGATATGATGCATTCTGAGGAATCAGTCAACGACAAGTACATGCACTTCGAAACAATTTTGTCGGCGAAGGGCATCAGGAGCGTTGAAGACATCGGGTCTTttaagaagaagaaaagtaaaaaatttcatgaaaacgataatttttctgatccgttgaaacatttgcaaaacGATTCTccaaaaaagcataaaaaatcaCAACCTAGCGAATCATTTTTGTCTAAGATAAAAGCAAAATCACGCGTGTCGATAGTAAATGGTGCAGAAGTATCTAAATTCCTAGGAATACGTATCGACGCTAAATTAACAGAaaccaaaacaaaaaagaaatcgAATGAAGCGAAACATCATGTACCTCGTCTCAGCGATGAAgattttaataaattcaaacagCTTCATGTCCGTAATGGGGAATGGATACGATTATTTccacatattttaaaaagtattgAAAGCATTGAAGCTCTCGATCACTTTCCAACCTTTGAGGAAACAACATCAGCTGATCATTCCATAGTGACGTGCAGGCAACGTGAAGTCACATTTGGAGAAACTGTAAAACTACACATTCAAGCAAGAGATTACACTAACAAAGAAAAACGTTATGGCGGCGATTACTTTCGTGTGATCCTGCAGAGGCCATCATTTGAAGGTGATGGAGTTAGTTGCACAATCACTGATAATACAGATGGAACGTATGAAGCCGAATGTCCGTTAGTGTGGACTGGGAAGGCTCGTGTTACTGTTACCATGGTTAATCCCAGCGAAGTGACATATATTTCTATGGCAAGGACTAACGCACACTCAGAAGCATATCTGACGATGAAAACATCATTTATTAACTCTAAAGGAGAAACTGAATATGCTATTTGTGATATGGATTTATCGAACAGATTCAA aAAATCAGAGATATGCGATCATTCCCACCCAAAGACTGGTGAACCATGGTTTTGCGCCAAACCGCCATCTGGCGAATGCAACCCCATAGCATCTCAAGGACAccgaaaatttgagaaaaaaatattacctggagataaatattttaatcgcAAACTTAATTCTGATAAAGAAATTGGTAAATCTGGATTTACTATATCCATTGCAAAAATAACGACAACTTCAAATGACGATGATAATTCAAAACACGTTCCAAACCAGTTGCCTTGCAGCTATAACAAAAGGGAATTACATGTTCCGTTGAATCCTGCTGAAGCCACAGGATATATTCATCAAGGCAAATGGAAATCTCTGGAATGCAACAACACTGTAACAGATCAAAAGTGGACAACCTGTTTAAATCGCAGTGCCATCCACGTTATGGGCGATTCGACTATTTTGGCCTTTTATCGCGCTATTCTAATAAGGGTACACGGTCGACCTGGGGTGGATCGAATAATAAGTTGGGCGAAACCGCATGAAGGGTTTTCTAATCGTACTGACACAATTCTTCACTTTACGTCACACGGGCATCCTTTTCATGCAGAAGGCCCGCCTGAAGCCCGAATGTACATTTACGATGCGTTGGATAAGATTGTTGATGTCGGACGCCCAACTTATGTTGTTTTCGGCCTTGGGGTACATTTCGGACGGTTACATCCAGATATTTATCTGAAGCgtgttaaatatattaaaagatCAGTGTTACGATTACGGAAGCGAGTCCCagatgtaaaaatatttattttgggaTTACATTCAAACTGGCCGTGGATTTTTCAACCGTCATCCTTTGTGCCATATCGACACGAAGTGCTGCTTCGAAATGAGTTCCGAAAATCTGAAAATGTTACCTTTGTACCTTTCTGGGATATGTTGGAGATTCTTGGAAATAAAGCTCCACACCCAGATGGAAAAAGTTTTGATCAAGAGCTTGAGCTGTTGTTTTCTTACATgtgcaaaaattga
- the LOC120327609 gene encoding uncharacterized protein LOC120327609 isoform X2, with product MKKTIIALALFAMFATVNSIFLTGKCVIQCENDDTTLGCPPFQDMLKKGGFPGWRCIYCLSGYECRFDLGCYLAKWDLCTECDPEVLDGAEECVKCVKKCEKKREEDQENEH from the exons ATGAAGAAGACGATAATAGCATTAGCATTATTTGCTAtgtttgcaactgtgaatagcATAT TTCTCACGGGAAAATGCGTGATTCAATGCGAGAATGATGACACAACCCTTGGATGTCCTCCCTTTCAGGATATGTTGAAGAAAGGAGGTTTTCCAGGATGGCGCTGCATCTATTGTCTTTCTGGATATGAATGTC GTTTTGATTTGGGATGCTACCTGGCGAAGTGGGATCTCTGCACCGAGTGTGACCCCGAAGTATTGGATGGAGCTGAAGAGTGCGTAAAATGCGTTAAAAAATGCGAAAAAAAG AGAGAAGAAGATCAAGAAAATGAACACTAA
- the LOC120328377 gene encoding claudin-4-like isoform X1, protein MFAVDFESYHLLQCITFLLCVAATLLSAISLATPSWKLSMSAGTEYGIFESCKIRSSKEDCQLYTNVPDYINATRAFVILGVVGIVFGVFLSLIHALGKMKKKGHVVLGIVLLLSCVFFLVGCSVYTAKTRENLLVGEEFGYSLWMAWAACIISFIAAPVGFLSKYGNYGYMS, encoded by the exons ATGTTCGCTGTGGACTTTGAGAGTTATCACTTATTACAATGTATAACGTTCCTACTATGCGTCGCTGCAACACTTCTAAGCGCTATTTCTCTAGCAACCCCGTCATGGAAACTTTCAATGTCTGCCGGTACAGAGTACGGTATCTTTGAAAGTTGCAAAATTCGATCAAGTAAAGAAGATTGTCAGCTATACACGAATG TTCCGGACTACATAAACGCAACAAGAGCGTTTGTAATTCTTGGCGTTGTTGGAATCGTCTTTGGAGTCTTTTTGTCTCTCATTCATGCTTTGggtaaaatgaaaaagaaaggACATGTTGTCCTTGGAATCGTATTACTTTTATCAT gTGTATTCTTTCTGGTTGGATGTTCCGTATACACAGCAAAGACGAGAGAAAATTTATTAGTTGGCGAAGAGTTTGGTTACTCACTATGGATGGCATGGGCAGCTTGCATCATATCTTTCATCGCCGCTCCAGTCGGTTTCTTATCGAAATATGGAAACTACGGATATATGAGTTGA
- the LOC120328432 gene encoding uncharacterized protein LOC120328432: MSQEAKTTTFIAFTLLYFVISDLMLVTSGLSLNRVKRQNSRASKREEGSVDFNNIDENLYGWTPIISDRGCPPQQYACRDRSYCFKEKNLCNDIVSCEDQSDEINSICGYTTVSPMGTTPITESTSISEEPKDTESRNRFSDPLVIAFLVFVTSMLIYVVGTIVYCIKHRINAVRPHEDRTAARTMGKSQNANKLHKLQSQQNAKEQSEEEQHNRKTTNRIEDGGCGAINDVN; encoded by the exons ATGAGTCAAGAAGCAAAGACAACAACATTTATAGCGTTTACGCTTTTGTATTTTGTTATCTCGGATTTGATGCTCGTTACTTcag GCTTATCATTGAATCGTGTCAAGCGGCAGAACAGTCGAGCTAGCAAACGAGAAGAAGGATCAGTGGACTTCAATAACATTGATGAAAATTTGTACGGGTGGACGCCAATAATAAGTGACAGAGGTTGCCCGCCACA gcAATACGCTTGCAGAGATAGATCTTACTGTTTTAAAGAGAAAAATCTCTGCAACGACATTGTCAGCTGTGAGGACCAATCGGACGAAATAAATTCTATTTGCGGGTATACAACTGTCTCACCAATGGGAACAACTCCGATCACAG AGTCTACGAGCATTTCAGAAGAGCCAAAAGATACAGAAAGTAGAAATCGATTCAG TGATCCACTGGTTATTGCCTTCTTGGTATTCGTGACATCTATGCTAATCTACGTCGTGGGAACCATAGTTTATTGTATAAAACATAGAATAAACGCTGTTCGACCACATGAGGATCGCACTGCAGCGCGGACAATGGGCAAGTCTCAAAATGCCAACAAATTGCATAAATTGCAAAGTCAGCAAAATGCGAAAGAGCAGAGCGAGGAAGAACAACATAACAGGAAAACTACTAATCGCATAGAAGATGGTGGTTGCGGAGCAATTAATGATGTAAACTGA
- the LOC120327609 gene encoding uncharacterized protein LOC120327609 isoform X1 translates to MKKTIALVLFAMFATVNCILYLINPTAFQHIFTLICSKHDDVRWSKSTAPARKTFHKVSKNNQNEFLVRTQALKKNSRSNSVLTGKCVIQCENDDTTLGCPPFQDMLKKGGFPGWRCIYCLYGNGCGRNFGCYLAKWDLCDYCDPIALVEIPNCLECVRKCEKKRKEDEENEH, encoded by the exons ATGAAGAAGACTATAGCATTAGTATTATTTGCTATGTTTGCAACTGTGAATTGCATAT TATACCTCATCAATCCAACGGCTTTTCAACACATTTTTACTCTGATATGCTCGAAGCATGATGATGTACGCTGGTCGAAAAGTACTGCTCCTGCTCGGAAAACGTTCCATAAGGTCAGCAAAAATAATCAGAATGAGTTCCTCGTCCGGACCCAAGCTTTGAAGAAAAACAGTCGTTCCAACAGCG TTCTCACGGGAAAATGCGTGATTCAATGCGAGAATGATGACACAACCCTTGGATGTCCTCCCTTTCAGGATATGTTGAAGAAAGGAGGTTTTCCAGGATGGCGCTGCATCTATTGTCTTTATGGAAATGGATGTG GTCGTAATTTCGGATGCTACTTGGCGAAGTGGGATCTCTGCGACTATTGTGATCCAATCGCATTGGTTGAAATTCCAAATTGCTTAGAATGCGTCAGAAAATGCGAAAAAAAG AGAAAAGAGGATGAGGAAAATGAACACTAA
- the LOC120328377 gene encoding uncharacterized protein LOC120328377 isoform X2 has translation MKTFAILALAAGILACAAAVLSITATITVAWRRTIILSSSGTELGLFRGCITVLSVTTCASRSEVPDYINATRAFVILGVVGIVFGVFLSLIHALGKMKKKGHVVLGIVLLLSCVFFLVGCSVYTAKTRENLLVGEEFGYSLWMAWAACIISFIAAPVGFLSKYGNYGYMS, from the exons ATGAAGACATTTGCAATTCTGGCACTGGCGGCAGGAATTCTAGCTTGTGCAGCTGCTGTTTTATCCATCACAGCAACCATTACGGTCGCCTGGCGTAGAACTATTATTTTATCATCTTCTGGAACAGAGTTAGGACTGTTCCGGGGATGCATCACAGTGCTTAGTGTAACAACTTGCGCGAGTCGATCAGAAG TTCCGGACTACATAAACGCAACAAGAGCGTTTGTAATTCTTGGCGTTGTTGGAATCGTCTTTGGAGTCTTTTTGTCTCTCATTCATGCTTTGggtaaaatgaaaaagaaaggACATGTTGTCCTTGGAATCGTATTACTTTTATCAT gTGTATTCTTTCTGGTTGGATGTTCCGTATACACAGCAAAGACGAGAGAAAATTTATTAGTTGGCGAAGAGTTTGGTTACTCACTATGGATGGCATGGGCAGCTTGCATCATATCTTTCATCGCCGCTCCAGTCGGTTTCTTATCGAAATATGGAAACTACGGATATATGAGTTGA
- the LOC120327609 gene encoding uncharacterized protein LOC120327609 isoform X3 → MVLTGKCVIQCENDDTTLGCPPFQDMLKKGGFPGWRCIYCLYGNGCGRNFGCYLAKWDLCDYCDPIALVEIPNCLECVRKCEKKRKEDEENEH, encoded by the exons ATGG TTCTCACGGGAAAATGCGTGATTCAATGCGAGAATGATGACACAACCCTTGGATGTCCTCCCTTTCAGGATATGTTGAAGAAAGGAGGTTTTCCAGGATGGCGCTGCATCTATTGTCTTTATGGAAATGGATGTG GTCGTAATTTCGGATGCTACTTGGCGAAGTGGGATCTCTGCGACTATTGTGATCCAATCGCATTGGTTGAAATTCCAAATTGCTTAGAATGCGTCAGAAAATGCGAAAAAAAG AGAAAAGAGGATGAGGAAAATGAACACTAA